A window of the Pseudomonas fluorescens genome harbors these coding sequences:
- a CDS encoding LysR substrate-binding domain-containing protein, giving the protein MKRLPPLPALHTFLITAQCCNFTRAAEQLHITQGAVSRQIAGLEEHLGYELFIRLARGLELTAEGREWLPRVQQVFSLIGDSMEQIGAKRETLQLKAPSCVMRWLLPRLLQWQRERPDVPVKLTASLQHGVDFHREQFDAAVIYGTAPHDSPATLHLFDEQLTPVCSPTLLNGGPALHTPADLQQHLLLHPTHTDDDWTLWLEAAELHLSNIASGQHFETLDQAMSMASHGTGVAIGDWSLIGDDLNAGRLVMPFDLKVKTGLGYYIVAPASEPSAKLQELMGWLVEQAHTR; this is encoded by the coding sequence ATGAAACGACTGCCTCCCCTGCCCGCCCTGCACACGTTTCTGATCACCGCGCAGTGCTGCAACTTCACCCGGGCCGCCGAGCAGTTGCACATCACCCAGGGTGCGGTGAGCCGGCAGATCGCCGGGCTGGAGGAACATCTGGGTTATGAGCTGTTCATTCGCCTGGCCCGGGGCCTGGAGCTGACGGCCGAAGGTCGCGAATGGCTGCCACGGGTGCAGCAGGTATTCAGCCTGATCGGCGACTCGATGGAGCAGATCGGCGCCAAGCGCGAAACCCTGCAACTCAAGGCGCCGAGCTGCGTGATGCGCTGGTTGCTGCCGCGACTGCTGCAATGGCAGCGCGAGCGTCCGGACGTACCGGTGAAACTCACGGCGTCGTTGCAACACGGGGTGGATTTTCATCGCGAGCAGTTCGACGCGGCGGTGATCTACGGCACTGCGCCCCACGACTCGCCCGCAACCCTGCATCTATTCGATGAACAACTGACGCCGGTCTGCTCGCCGACGCTGCTCAACGGCGGGCCGGCGCTGCACACACCGGCAGACTTGCAACAGCATCTGCTGCTGCACCCGACCCACACGGATGACGACTGGACACTCTGGCTTGAAGCCGCCGAACTGCACTTGAGCAACATTGCCAGCGGTCAGCATTTCGAGACGCTGGATCAGGCGATGTCAATGGCGTCCCACGGGACAGGGGTGGCGATCGGCGACTGGTCGTTGATCGGCGACGACTTGAACGCCGGGCGACTGGTGATGCCGTTCGATCTGAAGGTGAAGACGGGATTGGGTTATTACATCGTGGCGCCGGCGTCGGAGCCTTCGGCGAAGTTGCAGGAATTGATGGGGTGGCTGGTGGAGCAGGCTCATACGCGGTGA